A window of the Radiobacillus deserti genome harbors these coding sequences:
- a CDS encoding N-acetyltransferase — protein sequence MSNIHESVQMGRNTVIERGVVIGKNVVIGHNTVLLEGTYIGDNVSIGSNCVLGIKPGVNKRMRKTNQLDQGLVVESDTHVGHLVSIYAGTTIGEGVFIGDQASIRENVCIGEGSVVGRAAIVELNTNIGKSCTIQTLAYVTGDTTLEDDVFIGPCVSMSNDKYMGAQPYLLKGPTIKKGAKIGNNASLLPGITIGTNSIVGAGTVVTKDIEDNVTVAGVPAKKLN from the coding sequence ATGTCAAACATTCATGAAAGTGTACAAATGGGACGTAATACCGTGATTGAAAGAGGAGTCGTAATTGGGAAGAATGTTGTCATTGGGCATAACACGGTTCTTCTGGAAGGTACTTATATAGGGGATAATGTTTCAATTGGAAGTAACTGTGTTCTAGGAATAAAACCAGGGGTGAACAAAAGAATGAGGAAAACCAACCAACTGGATCAGGGTTTGGTTGTTGAATCGGATACCCATGTAGGGCATTTAGTATCCATTTATGCTGGTACAACAATCGGAGAAGGTGTGTTTATCGGGGATCAAGCTAGCATAAGGGAAAATGTATGTATAGGAGAAGGTTCTGTTGTCGGCAGAGCAGCTATTGTTGAGCTAAATACAAATATCGGAAAGTCCTGCACCATTCAAACATTAGCATACGTAACAGGGGATACTACATTAGAAGATGACGTATTTATCGGTCCTTGTGTATCTATGTCTAATGATAAGTACATGGGGGCACAGCCTTATTTACTTAAAGGTCCTACTATTAAAAAAGGGGCTAAAATTGGAAACAATGCCTCATTATTACCTGGTATCACAATTGGAACGAATTCCATAGTAGGAGCAGGTACTGTAGTCACGAAAGATATAGAAGATAATGTGACGGTAGCTGGAGTTCCTGCTAAAAAATTAAACTAA
- a CDS encoding D-glucuronyl C5-epimerase family protein: MSSHKIEDIQIVMHDQYEKIGKKIGNEFFVPLSLIEKGYHSESEWRQDENTLKVHVTKLRALDIQDYQYYGNYLHYDKNSVENWNVQFDAKGIPKTIYSFGEYYNPATIAQYGLQHYSLYHKNKNEESKKKFFKVADWLIDNQDSKGGWAYHFNLPYFPKRLKDIKAPWYSAIGLGMAMSVLSRASYLSRNQNYANRALRANALFQRFPPNGVLAKFENEYSFYEECPTNPPSYILNGFMFALVGLYDLATRTENKLTKQLFNDGMITLKRMLPLYDLGNRTAYDLTHYTTDGGYPNVAKWGYHVTHIHLLATLNAVSKDDRLKKALKRWTDYLYGNTP, translated from the coding sequence TTGAGTTCTCATAAAATAGAAGATATTCAAATTGTGATGCATGATCAATATGAGAAAATCGGCAAGAAAATCGGAAATGAATTTTTTGTCCCACTTTCTTTAATAGAAAAAGGCTATCATTCCGAAAGTGAATGGAGACAGGACGAAAACACATTAAAAGTACATGTTACAAAGCTACGCGCACTAGATATTCAAGACTACCAGTATTACGGTAATTATTTGCATTATGATAAGAACAGTGTGGAGAACTGGAATGTTCAGTTTGATGCTAAAGGAATTCCTAAAACGATTTATTCTTTTGGAGAGTATTACAATCCAGCCACAATAGCTCAATACGGTCTTCAGCACTATAGCTTGTACCATAAAAATAAAAATGAAGAAAGTAAAAAAAAGTTCTTTAAGGTCGCAGATTGGTTGATCGATAACCAAGACTCTAAAGGAGGGTGGGCCTATCATTTTAACTTACCTTATTTTCCTAAAAGACTGAAAGACATAAAAGCTCCGTGGTATTCTGCAATAGGGTTAGGAATGGCGATGTCCGTATTATCCAGAGCCTCCTACCTTTCGCGTAATCAGAATTACGCGAATCGAGCATTAAGAGCAAACGCTTTATTTCAAAGGTTTCCACCAAACGGAGTTCTAGCTAAATTTGAAAATGAATATTCCTTTTATGAGGAATGTCCTACGAATCCACCTAGTTACATTTTAAATGGTTTTATGTTTGCTTTAGTCGGTTTATATGATTTAGCTACACGAACGGAAAACAAATTGACAAAGCAATTGTTTAACGATGGAATGATTACATTGAAACGGATGCTACCCTTATATGATTTAGGAAACCGAACTGCATATGATCTGACGCATTACACGACGGATGGTGGGTATCCTAATGTTGCGAAATGGGGGTATCATGTTACACACATTCACTTACTAGCAACTTTAAATGCTGTTTCCAAGGATGATCGATTGAAGAAAGCGTTAAAAAGGTGGACAGATTATTTGTACGGAAATACACCATGA
- the wecB gene encoding non-hydrolyzing UDP-N-acetylglucosamine 2-epimerase, with protein sequence MKILTVVGARPQFIKSAMISKEIQKSEEIQEVVLHTGQHYDTNMSEVFFKQLQIPEPAYYLGVGSGPHGKQTAVMLTEIEAIMEAIQPDIVLVYGDTNSTLAGSLAASKLHLPIAHIESGLRSYNKKMPEEINRLITDHLSQWLFCPSAFAMENLRKEGITKGVYVTGDIMYDAVLHFKDIALKESTILNDLELSKKDYNLATIHRAENTDDPEKLSSILKALQQLETPTVLPLHPRTKKKIEQFNLTPFLSSSILVVEPLNYFDMLAITSQAKLVLTDSGGLQKEAFMLEVPCLTLREETEWTETIKTGWNQLVGTDTKKIIQFATSIRAPKEHPPLFGTGKAADEIIQILKRCFEKKD encoded by the coding sequence ATGAAAATTTTGACCGTTGTCGGAGCACGACCACAATTTATTAAGTCCGCCATGATTTCTAAAGAAATACAGAAGAGCGAAGAAATACAAGAGGTTGTACTTCACACAGGACAACATTATGATACGAATATGTCTGAAGTCTTTTTTAAGCAACTTCAGATTCCAGAGCCTGCTTATTATTTAGGGGTTGGGTCTGGTCCACATGGAAAGCAAACTGCTGTCATGTTAACGGAAATAGAAGCGATAATGGAAGCTATTCAACCAGATATCGTTCTCGTTTATGGAGATACAAATTCTACTCTTGCGGGAAGTCTTGCAGCGTCAAAGCTTCACCTCCCTATCGCTCATATCGAATCTGGGTTGCGAAGCTATAATAAAAAAATGCCGGAGGAAATTAATAGACTTATTACCGATCACTTATCCCAGTGGTTATTTTGCCCTTCAGCATTCGCTATGGAAAACCTGAGAAAGGAAGGGATTACGAAGGGTGTGTATGTTACTGGTGACATCATGTATGATGCTGTTCTTCACTTTAAGGATATAGCATTAAAGGAATCTACTATCCTCAACGATCTAGAATTGTCAAAAAAAGATTACAATTTAGCAACTATTCATCGGGCAGAAAATACAGATGATCCCGAAAAGCTATCGTCCATTCTGAAAGCATTACAACAACTAGAAACACCAACCGTTTTACCATTACACCCTAGGACCAAAAAGAAAATAGAACAGTTTAACTTAACTCCCTTTCTTTCTTCTTCCATTTTGGTTGTAGAACCTCTTAATTACTTCGACATGTTAGCGATCACCTCTCAAGCAAAACTCGTTCTTACAGACTCTGGTGGATTACAAAAGGAAGCGTTTATGCTGGAGGTTCCCTGTTTAACTCTAAGGGAGGAAACAGAGTGGACTGAAACGATAAAAACAGGCTGGAATCAATTAGTTGGTACCGATACGAAAAAAATCATACAATTTGCAACATCCATTCGTGCTCCAAAAGAGCATCCTCCTTTATTCGGAACTGGTAAAGCAGCAGATGAAATCATTCAAATTCTAAAAAGATGTTTTGAAAAAAAGGATTAA
- a CDS encoding glycosyltransferase, which yields MVKKVCMLVSEHPFLDSRIYKREAKSLKKLGYAVTMVVPRKGGYLFDIDGSPIKDKFLEKRFVHEGIEIVTYDYEESRTPLSKVLSPESQWEQGFNNPLTELGVAQDADFYHVHEYLSLFAGIGVKRKLKRKNKSIKLIYDSHELTPDPFDSRNPEQLRKNLKEKLLLMLKETDYVITISHSIKSWFLSQDPSLQVEVIYNSPPLAQGFTPKTFNKNRMVMCYEGNMDYKRGNKSKILTITDICSKSIDFHFKIIGGTRHGDSIQIPEHLKNKIELTGWVDYYAISAHMKNVDVGWIDYEDLKDSLNRSYAMPNKFFSYLNNGVPVVVNRCHEMETFIRSHRCGLVIDKKEATAEDYAKAILYLSQNKALLKTMSINARKVMEDIYSWEKMENRLKSVYDQLSGKEVLYFT from the coding sequence ATGGTCAAAAAGGTATGTATGCTTGTATCCGAACACCCTTTCCTAGATTCGAGAATCTATAAAAGAGAAGCAAAAAGCTTAAAAAAACTAGGTTATGCTGTAACAATGGTTGTGCCTAGAAAGGGTGGCTATTTATTTGATATTGACGGATCACCAATAAAGGACAAATTTTTAGAAAAAAGATTTGTTCATGAAGGAATAGAGATAGTAACCTACGATTATGAGGAAAGTAGAACCCCGTTAAGCAAGGTGCTTTCCCCCGAATCACAGTGGGAGCAGGGGTTCAACAATCCATTAACAGAATTAGGAGTTGCACAAGATGCAGATTTTTATCATGTCCATGAATACTTGTCGCTTTTCGCTGGAATAGGTGTTAAAAGAAAGCTTAAACGAAAGAATAAATCTATTAAACTTATTTATGATAGTCATGAACTAACACCGGATCCTTTTGATTCCCGAAATCCAGAGCAGTTAAGAAAAAATCTAAAAGAGAAGCTTTTATTGATGCTGAAAGAAACAGATTACGTGATTACCATTTCCCATTCCATAAAATCATGGTTTCTATCTCAGGACCCTTCTTTACAAGTAGAAGTCATCTATAATTCTCCCCCATTAGCACAAGGCTTCACGCCTAAAACGTTTAATAAGAATCGTATGGTTATGTGCTATGAGGGGAATATGGATTACAAAAGAGGAAATAAGTCTAAAATACTGACAATAACGGATATTTGTTCAAAGTCTATCGATTTTCATTTTAAAATTATCGGCGGTACGAGACATGGGGATAGCATTCAAATCCCGGAACATCTAAAGAATAAGATAGAACTAACTGGATGGGTTGATTATTACGCGATCTCTGCCCATATGAAAAATGTAGATGTCGGTTGGATTGATTACGAAGACTTAAAGGATTCACTTAATCGGTCTTATGCGATGCCTAACAAATTTTTCAGCTATTTGAATAATGGTGTTCCGGTTGTAGTTAACCGATGCCATGAGATGGAAACATTTATAAGGTCACACCGCTGTGGATTAGTTATTGATAAAAAAGAAGCCACTGCAGAAGACTATGCTAAAGCCATTTTGTATTTAAGCCAAAATAAAGCTCTGTTAAAAACTATGAGTATAAATGCACGAAAAGTAATGGAAGACATCTATAGCTGGGAGAAGATGGAGAATCGATTAAAAAGTGTCTATGATCAATTATCCGGTAAGGAAGTTTTGTATTTTACGTAG
- a CDS encoding NAD-dependent epimerase/dehydratase family protein — MERPSLVNSTVLVVGGAGFIGSHLVDKLLEENVRQVIILDNLFTGKKENVVHALNNGAKLYIDNAENQEALNYIMEENDVDIVFNCATKALNYSFMNPSNAYLTNVLVLKNLLELQRKKAFQTLCHVSSSEAYGSAQYKPIDELHPLAPTTTYAAGKAAADLLLQSYVNMFELDAFIIRPFNNYGPRQNFDGPLAGVIPITIKKILQGGTPEIHGSGKQTRDFIYVMDTVNLALTVFPVIPPGEVVNITTDQQMSIKNVIETISNVMSYQGPVIQKPSRTADVASHRGSAEKLQRLIGPFDGTPFQEGVKNTVEWLTKAIKN; from the coding sequence TTGGAACGACCATCTTTAGTGAACAGCACTGTCTTAGTAGTTGGAGGTGCTGGTTTTATTGGAAGTCACTTAGTTGATAAGCTATTAGAGGAAAATGTAAGACAAGTAATTATTTTGGATAACCTATTCACTGGAAAAAAAGAGAATGTAGTACATGCATTGAATAACGGTGCAAAACTTTATATAGATAATGCAGAAAACCAAGAGGCTCTTAACTACATTATGGAAGAAAACGATGTTGATATTGTGTTCAATTGTGCGACGAAAGCCTTAAATTACTCCTTTATGAACCCTTCCAATGCCTATTTAACTAATGTTCTAGTTTTGAAAAATTTACTAGAGCTACAGAGAAAAAAAGCATTCCAAACGTTATGCCATGTTTCGTCATCAGAAGCATATGGTTCTGCACAATACAAACCAATCGATGAACTACATCCCTTAGCCCCTACGACCACCTATGCTGCTGGAAAAGCTGCTGCGGATTTATTACTCCAGTCCTATGTAAACATGTTTGAATTAGATGCCTTTATCATTCGTCCATTTAACAATTATGGACCAAGACAAAACTTTGATGGACCACTAGCAGGTGTGATACCTATTACAATTAAAAAAATACTTCAGGGTGGGACACCTGAGATTCACGGAAGTGGTAAGCAAACTAGAGACTTTATCTATGTCATGGATACAGTTAATTTAGCACTAACCGTTTTCCCAGTAATTCCACCTGGTGAAGTTGTGAATATTACAACTGATCAACAAATGTCCATTAAGAATGTAATCGAAACAATATCGAATGTCATGAGCTATCAAGGACCCGTTATCCAAAAACCAAGTAGGACCGCTGATGTTGCTAGCCATAGAGGATCAGCAGAAAAATTACAGCGATTAATTGGTCCTTTTGACGGGACCCCCTTTCAGGAAGGGGTTAAAAATACCGTAGAATGGTTAACAAAAGCCATTAAAAACTAA
- a CDS encoding SDR family NAD(P)-dependent oxidoreductase: MQLYLEGKNVLVTGGARGIGKAIAQAFVKEGAHVGIVARNERELLETREELNVSIYSKDLTIQHERKQLVEEFIEDFGSIDILVNNAGASHGHGALSTPPELFNQAMEINFLAAVHLSQLASESMIKNNEGVIINVASIYGKEAGGAPSYNASKSALISFTKSLSSELIKNNIRVVGIAPGAIYHPNEAWQNRLKEDPNFLKKYAEAKIPAGRLGKTEEIANVAAFLASKKASWIVGTTITVDGGQSKLNF; the protein is encoded by the coding sequence ATGCAATTATATTTAGAGGGGAAAAACGTGTTAGTAACTGGAGGAGCGAGAGGAATTGGTAAAGCAATAGCTCAAGCCTTTGTAAAAGAAGGAGCACATGTTGGAATAGTAGCTAGAAATGAAAGAGAACTACTAGAAACAAGAGAAGAGTTGAATGTATCCATTTACTCTAAGGATTTAACTATACAGCATGAGAGAAAACAGCTTGTTGAAGAATTTATTGAGGATTTTGGCTCCATTGATATTCTGGTGAACAATGCAGGAGCAAGTCATGGACACGGGGCCTTAAGCACTCCTCCAGAACTATTTAATCAAGCAATGGAAATCAATTTTCTTGCTGCAGTCCACCTAAGCCAATTAGCCAGTGAATCTATGATAAAAAACAACGAAGGAGTCATTATAAACGTTGCTTCTATTTATGGAAAAGAAGCGGGTGGTGCCCCTTCCTACAACGCCTCAAAATCTGCATTAATAAGCTTTACCAAATCTTTAAGTTCAGAACTAATTAAAAACAATATCCGTGTTGTAGGAATTGCACCTGGAGCAATCTATCATCCCAATGAAGCTTGGCAAAATCGTTTAAAAGAAGACCCTAATTTTCTTAAAAAGTATGCAGAAGCCAAAATTCCTGCGGGTCGACTTGGAAAAACAGAGGAAATTGCGAACGTTGCTGCATTCCTAGCATCTAAAAAAGCTTCTTGGATAGTAGGTACAACCATTACAGTGGACGGTGGCCAATCAAAACTAAATTTTTAA
- a CDS encoding glycosyltransferase, with amino-acid sequence MPKKVCMLLRDLSFLEPRIFECEAQSLIRHGYEVVIIAPRKKRFLFDIDGSPITDRFREKVFKHRGVKVVTFDKERESNKLLTDPLYQLGLKEKADVYHVYEFASLQCGKRIKKLLNARHRNLHVHLIYDSSSFITDQQLLRTVYKQKWEAMFIESLKEVDSIIAVSDSMKAWFLAIDPLLPVEVIYNSPPLATSFQIKGGEAPPLVVAHEGRLTKAALQPIYEITDSCQRAFDFQFKIIGGLGYGETASVPTHLERKINNLGWVPYSAQPSSMKDVDIGLVGLESSIHVFSMPSNLFNYLSNGIPVIVNNGSDLKKLVQTFQCGLVINSQNPTSVEYVKGIAHLYLNKEKLREMSLNARRAMENTFSWGHMEKRLIQVYKSFESNQTATVYLLS; translated from the coding sequence ATGCCAAAAAAGGTATGCATGCTATTGCGTGATCTTTCTTTTTTGGAACCACGTATTTTCGAATGTGAAGCACAAAGTCTTATTCGACACGGGTATGAAGTGGTCATCATTGCACCACGGAAAAAAAGGTTTTTATTTGATATAGATGGGAGTCCTATCACAGATAGGTTCCGTGAGAAAGTTTTCAAGCACCGCGGGGTAAAAGTAGTGACTTTTGATAAAGAACGAGAGTCCAATAAGCTTCTTACCGATCCATTGTATCAATTGGGATTAAAGGAAAAGGCAGATGTTTATCATGTTTATGAGTTTGCGTCTTTACAGTGTGGAAAGAGAATCAAAAAACTCCTTAATGCCAGGCATCGTAACTTACATGTTCATTTAATTTATGATAGTAGTTCGTTTATCACCGACCAGCAGCTGTTAAGGACTGTTTATAAACAGAAATGGGAGGCGATGTTCATCGAAAGTTTAAAAGAGGTAGATTCTATTATTGCCGTTTCAGATTCAATGAAGGCATGGTTTTTAGCTATAGACCCTCTACTTCCGGTTGAGGTAATCTATAATTCGCCTCCTCTTGCTACAAGCTTCCAAATAAAAGGAGGAGAAGCTCCTCCACTTGTAGTGGCTCATGAAGGAAGGTTGACAAAAGCTGCCTTACAACCCATTTATGAGATAACAGATTCCTGTCAAAGAGCGTTCGACTTTCAATTCAAAATAATAGGTGGGCTGGGATATGGAGAAACTGCGTCAGTTCCTACCCATTTAGAAAGAAAGATAAATAACCTAGGATGGGTTCCATACAGCGCGCAACCTAGTAGTATGAAGGATGTTGATATAGGGCTCGTAGGCTTAGAATCGTCTATCCATGTCTTTTCCATGCCTAGCAATCTATTTAACTATTTAAGTAATGGAATTCCAGTAATCGTAAATAATGGGAGTGATCTTAAAAAGCTTGTTCAAACCTTCCAATGCGGGCTAGTCATTAATAGCCAAAATCCAACTTCAGTAGAGTATGTAAAGGGAATCGCGCACCTTTATCTAAATAAGGAAAAACTAAGAGAAATGAGCCTGAATGCAAGAAGAGCTATGGAGAATACATTTAGTTGGGGGCACATGGAGAAAAGATTAATTCAAGTATATAAATCGTTTGAATCGAACCAAACTGCTACAGTTTATCTACTTTCATGA
- a CDS encoding glycosyltransferase encodes MKNVCFLVTEHPFLDARIFKKEAKSLVNRGYRVTMIVPRRDGYLFDIDGTLFKDRFLSSAFYYEGIKVITYESLDYEKNVKLLLYNIRSGTPSRFDDPLTRIGIDQEADIYHAHEFFSLYSGVGIKRELASKGKECKLIFDSHELDPDPLMKGAQRTKQVKQQLLEKMVEEMDYLITVSESIASWFLKLRPNLPVEVIYNSPPLAMRQETSNKAYTEELVIAFEGVLGRNRGDFEKLIKIVKQANEEKRVTVKIIGGWKKGTEGTDLSNLPVHIQDKIIFTGWMDFKRIPQAMTDVDIGWIDLDGTHSLNNRYAMPNKFFSYLNNGVPVLVNQCEDMGRFIERYNCGIVVDKLQATAEDYTQAILSLFSRKNDLIEMGQNARKVMESSFSWECMEKKLWTVYEQLVE; translated from the coding sequence ATGAAAAATGTGTGTTTTTTAGTGACAGAACATCCCTTTCTAGATGCACGTATTTTTAAAAAAGAAGCAAAAAGTCTTGTGAATCGTGGATATAGAGTCACGATGATTGTGCCTCGACGAGATGGATATTTATTTGATATAGATGGGACGCTTTTTAAGGATAGGTTTCTTTCATCCGCTTTTTACTACGAGGGTATAAAAGTTATAACCTATGAATCATTGGATTACGAAAAAAACGTAAAACTGCTTCTTTATAACATACGAAGCGGAACACCATCTCGCTTTGATGATCCATTAACGCGAATAGGAATAGACCAAGAAGCGGACATCTATCATGCTCATGAATTTTTCTCATTATATTCAGGAGTTGGAATTAAACGTGAATTAGCAAGTAAAGGGAAAGAATGTAAGTTGATTTTTGATAGCCATGAATTAGATCCAGACCCTCTTATGAAAGGTGCTCAAAGAACGAAACAAGTAAAGCAGCAACTGCTCGAGAAAATGGTTGAAGAAATGGATTATTTAATTACTGTATCTGAATCTATCGCATCATGGTTTCTTAAATTAAGACCAAATCTTCCAGTGGAAGTAATCTATAATTCACCTCCACTGGCGATGAGACAGGAAACGAGTAATAAAGCGTACACCGAAGAACTTGTCATTGCATTCGAAGGGGTCTTAGGTAGGAATAGAGGGGACTTTGAGAAACTAATCAAAATCGTGAAGCAAGCAAACGAAGAAAAGAGGGTAACAGTAAAAATAATTGGAGGTTGGAAGAAAGGGACAGAAGGCACGGACCTTTCTAACCTACCTGTTCATATACAAGATAAGATAATCTTTACAGGTTGGATGGATTTTAAGAGGATTCCTCAGGCCATGACGGATGTAGATATAGGATGGATTGATTTGGACGGAACGCATTCATTAAATAATCGGTATGCCATGCCAAACAAGTTTTTCAGTTATTTAAATAATGGTGTCCCTGTTCTAGTGAATCAGTGTGAAGACATGGGAAGGTTTATTGAACGATATAACTGTGGAATAGTAGTTGATAAATTACAAGCAACTGCTGAGGATTATACGCAAGCTATACTCTCTCTATTCTCCAGGAAAAACGATTTAATAGAGATGGGGCAAAATGCGAGGAAGGTGATGGAATCTTCTTTTAGCTGGGAGTGCATGGAGAAAAAACTGTGGACGGTTTATGAGCAATTAGTAGAGTGA
- a CDS encoding glycosyltransferase family 4 protein, protein MDLNVLHIPYGSPMIELCHALRLKGVEATACHFYENAYNFKPDQSLKLNQKSSTERERQIEKFLKDSMNKYDIFHFHFGETFFSDKRDLPILKAAGKKMVVHHHGSDIRLLSVAKKNNPYVRVKPEWTEEKIYKNLETLSKYIDHAIVQDYELEEYISNSYKHVHVIPHTIDTKQFKPVYPTPKQSPLIIHAPTMRDLKGTEYILHAVNALKQEGYSFQFELIEGYSYEETKDLLAKADIVIDQLRIGASGYISSEAMAYGKPVVCYIRDDLVSKYPKELPIVNANPSTICDVLRNLLQHPEKWSELGTRGRRYIENYHDASVVADQYMNIYKRL, encoded by the coding sequence ATGGACTTGAATGTTCTGCATATTCCTTATGGTTCTCCAATGATTGAACTTTGTCATGCGTTACGTTTGAAGGGAGTGGAAGCCACAGCTTGCCACTTCTATGAAAATGCCTACAACTTCAAGCCGGATCAAAGCCTAAAGTTAAATCAGAAAAGCAGTACAGAACGTGAACGCCAAATAGAAAAGTTCCTAAAGGATTCAATGAACAAGTATGATATCTTCCATTTTCATTTTGGAGAGACATTTTTCTCAGATAAAAGAGATCTCCCTATATTGAAGGCTGCTGGAAAGAAAATGGTCGTACACCATCACGGATCGGACATCCGTTTATTGTCCGTTGCAAAGAAGAATAATCCCTATGTCCGGGTCAAGCCGGAATGGACGGAGGAAAAAATATATAAAAACCTTGAAACTCTATCTAAATATATAGATCATGCAATTGTTCAAGATTATGAATTAGAGGAGTACATCTCTAATTCTTATAAACATGTTCATGTAATTCCCCACACAATAGATACCAAACAATTTAAACCAGTTTATCCTACTCCAAAACAATCACCTCTTATTATTCATGCTCCCACGATGAGGGATCTGAAAGGAACGGAATATATCCTACATGCAGTAAACGCCTTAAAGCAAGAAGGGTATTCTTTTCAATTCGAGTTAATAGAAGGATACTCTTATGAAGAAACAAAAGATTTACTAGCAAAAGCAGATATTGTCATTGATCAGTTAAGAATTGGTGCGAGTGGTTATATAAGTTCCGAGGCAATGGCATATGGAAAGCCAGTTGTATGTTATATAAGAGATGATTTAGTTTCTAAATATCCAAAGGAGTTACCTATTGTCAATGCTAATCCTTCTACCATATGCGATGTCCTCAGAAATCTACTTCAGCATCCAGAAAAGTGGAGTGAATTAGGAACTAGAGGTCGTCGGTATATAGAAAACTACCATGATGCTTCGGTCGTAGCAGATCAGTATATGAATATTTATAAACGTTTATAG
- a CDS encoding nucleotide sugar dehydrogenase, translated as MVIEPNEHLSCVAVVGLGKIGLPLAAMFANNGYQVYGADKNKEVIDSISRGESHVKNEPGLEELVLEAHQKNSLIATNSTVEAVSEANIVVVIVPVLVKENNEIDYQYIDSAVEDIGKGLQEGTLVIFETTLPPGDTVNRFGKRIEEISSLKMGEEFYLAYSPERVYSNRIIEDLNSYPKVVGGFNEQSLERASAFYQNALGCKMIEVSSIETAEFSKVAECVYRDVNIALANELAKFAEKMEVRISEVIEASNSQPFSHLHAPGIGVGGHCIPIYPYFFINKGLNQGLTTLSREINDSMANYAISKLENRVGDLKNKNVLILGLSYRENVKESTKSTSLLLIDQLKEKQANVFVNDPHYSVSEIIDYGVLPLSVNDKMIENIDVVILQAFHKEYETLDFKKFSNCELFFDGRNKLNEEDITQLGILYEGI; from the coding sequence ATGGTAATAGAACCTAATGAACACTTATCTTGTGTAGCCGTCGTGGGACTAGGGAAGATAGGCCTTCCATTAGCAGCCATGTTTGCTAATAATGGCTACCAAGTATATGGAGCTGATAAAAACAAAGAAGTTATAGACAGTATTTCCAGAGGTGAATCTCATGTAAAAAATGAACCTGGATTAGAAGAATTAGTACTAGAAGCACATCAAAAGAATTCATTAATTGCGACGAACTCCACTGTTGAAGCAGTATCTGAAGCAAATATTGTTGTTGTGATTGTTCCTGTTCTAGTTAAGGAGAATAATGAAATTGATTACCAATATATTGATTCTGCTGTAGAAGATATCGGAAAAGGTCTACAGGAAGGGACGTTAGTTATTTTTGAAACAACCCTTCCGCCAGGAGATACGGTAAATAGGTTTGGGAAGAGGATTGAAGAAATATCAAGTTTAAAAATGGGAGAGGAATTCTATCTCGCATATAGCCCGGAAAGAGTTTATTCTAATCGAATAATTGAAGATTTGAATAGTTATCCAAAAGTTGTTGGTGGTTTTAACGAGCAGAGCTTAGAAAGGGCATCTGCTTTTTATCAGAATGCACTCGGTTGTAAGATGATTGAAGTCAGCTCAATAGAGACAGCAGAATTTTCAAAAGTTGCAGAGTGTGTGTATCGAGATGTGAATATTGCTCTGGCAAATGAATTAGCAAAGTTTGCTGAGAAAATGGAAGTCCGTATATCTGAAGTAATAGAAGCAAGTAATAGCCAACCTTTTTCTCATTTACATGCACCTGGAATAGGTGTGGGTGGTCATTGCATTCCTATTTACCCTTACTTTTTTATTAATAAAGGCCTAAACCAAGGATTAACGACACTGTCTAGAGAAATCAATGACAGTATGGCGAATTATGCTATTTCAAAATTAGAAAATAGGGTTGGGGATTTAAAAAATAAAAATGTTCTTATTTTAGGATTGTCTTACCGAGAGAATGTAAAAGAGTCAACAAAGTCAACATCGTTGCTTCTTATCGATCAGCTAAAAGAGAAACAAGCAAATGTTTTTGTAAATGACCCGCATTACTCCGTAAGTGAAATAATTGATTATGGAGTATTGCCTTTATCCGTAAACGATAAAATGATAGAAAATATAGATGTCGTTATTTTACAAGCTTTTCACAAGGAATACGAGACTTTGGACTTCAAGAAATTTTCGAACTGTGAGCTGTTCTTCGATGGAAGGAACAAATTAAATGAAGAGGATATTACGCAACTAGGCATTCTATATGAAGGCATTTAG